The window GGACAGTCTTCTAAATATCTTGTATGATGGAAGAGAAGAAATATTTCGGAAAAGGTGGGGTTCGAATGAAAGCGGTTATCCATCAAAATGGCAAGTTGCTAGTCGGAGAAATGCCGGAACCGAGTGCGGGACCGGGCGAAGTGGTCGTCGCATTGCGAGCGGCTGGAGTGAATCGCAGGGATCTATACATACCAGGACGGCGAGGGGACGCCAAAGAAGCCTTGACGTTGGGTTCAGATGGCGCCGGTGTTGTGGAGTCCATCGGGGAAGGAGTTTCGAATGTCCAAGTCGGAGATGAAGTGATACTGAATCCCTCCCTCCGTTGGTATGACAATAGTGATGCACCTCCCGAGCAATTCGATATATTGGGCATGCCCGACAATGGGACGTTCGCGGAAAAAATTGTCCTTTCCGCTGAGCAAGTGGAAAAGAAGCCGGCCCATTTGTCATGGGAAGAGGCGGCGGTCCTTGCGTTGGCCGGATTGACGGGATACCGGGCGTTAGTTACGAAAGGCCAATTGCAAGAGGGAGATACGGTGTTCATTCCCGGAGCAGGCAGCGGGGTTGCGACATTCCTCATTTCATTCGCAAAGAATATTGGGGCCCGGGTGATTGTCACTTCACGCAGTGAGGAGAAGCGGAACAAGGCGCTTGAACTCGGAGCGGATTTGGCCATCGATACGAATAGTGATTGGAAACAGGAGTTGGCAGGCGAGACGATTGACCTTATCATTGATAGCGTTGGCCGTGCCACCTTCAATCGTTCTTTGGATATAGTGAAGAAAGGCGGACGTATCGTGGTGTTCGGTGCCACTACGGAGGATACTGTTGATTTTGATTTGCGCTCATTCTTTTATGGGCAATATCAATTATTCGGCTCCACGATGGGAAGCCGGGAAGAATTACGTGAGATGCTGGCGCATGTGGAGCGATATCAAATGCATCCGGTTATTGATCAAGTATTTGATTTGGAGCAAGCACTTGAAGCGTTCGAATATGTGGAAGAAAGCAAGCAGTTTGGCAAAGTGGCATTCCGGATCGGGCGTTAATCAGAGGCGAAGGTCTTACGAAGAACGGCCTTTGCGCCAAAAAAGTGGAACGTTTGCCTCGAGCCATATCTAGGAAAGTGTATGCCAGAAATAAAAATTGACGGTGGGCGACCCGGCTGAAATTTATACATGGATCGGAAAAGAAAGGTAGGAGCAGTCATGTTGAAAAAAACAGTGCCATTGACAGATTTGGAAATCGCTTCACAAGCAGTGATGAGGCCAATCGGAGAAATTGCTGAAAAAGCCGGGATTCCACTAGGGGCGATTGAGCCGTATGGCAGATATAAAGCGAAAATCGACGTTTCCGAGTTGGGCGAACACCAGGCGACGGGAAAAGTGGTACTTGTTACGGCTACCAGCCCGACGCCGGCTGGTGAAGGGAAATCGACAGTCACTGTCGGGTTGGCCGATGCGCTTCAACGATTGGGTGAGAAAAGCATGATTGCCCTGCGAGAACCCTCTTTGGGACCTGTCATGGGCGTCAAAGGGGGAGCGGCGGGCGGAGGCTATGCCCAAGTGCTCCCGATGGAAGAGATCAATCTGCACTTCAACGGGGACCTTCACGCTATCACCTCCGCCAATAATGCGCTCGCCGCCATGATCGATAATCATCTCCATCAAGGAAATGAACTGCAAATCGACCCGCGCCGCATCGTGTGGAAGCGGGTGCTTGACTTGAACGATCGGGCGCTCCGCCATATTACAATCGGACTAGGCGGTCCGTCGAACGGTGTACCGCGGGAGGACGGCTTTGACATAACGGTCGCTTCAGAAATTATGGCAATCCTATGCTTGTCGACAAGTCTAGCCGATTTGAAGGAAAAACTCGCCGAAATCGTCATCGGCTATACGTTCGATAAACAACCTGTGACGGTACGGGACCTAGGTGTCCAAGGAGCTCTGACTCTTTTGCTAAAAGAGGCGTTCAAACCGAATCTTGTCCAAACGATTGAAGGGACACCGGCATTGATCCACGGTGGACCTTTTGCAAATATTGCACATGGCTGCAATTCATTGATTGCGACGAATACAGCCCGGACATTGGCTGATATTGTCATTACAGAAGCGGGTTTCGGCTCGGATTTGGGTGCGGAGAAGTTCATGGATATCAAAGCGCGGATCGGCCAATTCCAACCCGATGCAGTCGTTATCGTGACCACAGTCCGCGCGCTGAAAATGCATGGCGGCATGATGAAATCAGATTTGAAAACGGA is drawn from Sporosarcina sp. FSL W7-1349 and contains these coding sequences:
- a CDS encoding zinc-binding dehydrogenase, whose protein sequence is MKAVIHQNGKLLVGEMPEPSAGPGEVVVALRAAGVNRRDLYIPGRRGDAKEALTLGSDGAGVVESIGEGVSNVQVGDEVILNPSLRWYDNSDAPPEQFDILGMPDNGTFAEKIVLSAEQVEKKPAHLSWEEAAVLALAGLTGYRALVTKGQLQEGDTVFIPGAGSGVATFLISFAKNIGARVIVTSRSEEKRNKALELGADLAIDTNSDWKQELAGETIDLIIDSVGRATFNRSLDIVKKGGRIVVFGATTEDTVDFDLRSFFYGQYQLFGSTMGSREELREMLAHVERYQMHPVIDQVFDLEQALEAFEYVEESKQFGKVAFRIGR
- a CDS encoding formate--tetrahydrofolate ligase, encoding MLKKTVPLTDLEIASQAVMRPIGEIAEKAGIPLGAIEPYGRYKAKIDVSELGEHQATGKVVLVTATSPTPAGEGKSTVTVGLADALQRLGEKSMIALREPSLGPVMGVKGGAAGGGYAQVLPMEEINLHFNGDLHAITSANNALAAMIDNHLHQGNELQIDPRRIVWKRVLDLNDRALRHITIGLGGPSNGVPREDGFDITVASEIMAILCLSTSLADLKEKLAEIVIGYTFDKQPVTVRDLGVQGALTLLLKEAFKPNLVQTIEGTPALIHGGPFANIAHGCNSLIATNTARTLADIVITEAGFGSDLGAEKFMDIKARIGQFQPDAVVIVTTVRALKMHGGMMKSDLKTENRDAVESGIANLEKHIETIRAFGIEPVVAVNRFITDTAAELSVVLDWCRANDIQAALTDVWEHGGAGGLALAEEVLKSLEKPNQFAPIYDVEQPVVEKINAIVRKVYGGEGVMLTDQALKDLKEIERNGWDILPVCMAKTQYSFSDNPKQLGSPRGFFITVREIKPKLGAGFLVCLTGAIMTMPGLPKQPAALQMDVDEQGCAKGLM